One Cervus canadensis isolate Bull #8, Minnesota chromosome 1, ASM1932006v1, whole genome shotgun sequence genomic window carries:
- the SYNGR2 gene encoding synaptogyrin-2, whose protein sequence is MESGAYGAAKAGGSFDLRRFLTQPQVVVRAVCLVFALIVFSCIFGEGYSNTHNSHQQYCVFNRNEDACRYGAAIGVLAFLASAFFFVVDAYFPQISNATDRKYLVIGDLLFSALWTFLWFVGFCFLTNQWAATKVDDVRIGADSARAAITFSFFSIFSWGVLASLAYQRYKAGVDDFIQNYVDPTPDPNTAYASYPGVPADTYQQPPFTQNAESTEGYQPPPVY, encoded by the exons ATGGAGAGCGGGGCGTACGGCGCGGCCAAGGCGGGCGGCTCCTTCGACCTGCGACGCTTCCTGACGCAGCCGCAGGTGGTGGTGCGCGCCGTCTGCTTG GTCTTCGCCTTGATTGTCTTCTCGTGTATCTTCGGCGAGGGCTACAGCAACACCCAcaattcccaccagcagtactGCGTGTTCAACCGCAACGAGGATGCCTGCCGCTACGGCGCCGCCATCGGGGTGTTGGCCTTCCTGGCCTCAGCCTTCTTCTTCGTGGTTGACGCCTATTTCCCCCAGATCAGCAATGCCACTGACCGCAAGTACCTGGTCATTGGTGACCTGCTCTTCTCAG CTCTCTGGACCTTCCTGTGGTTCGTTGGGTTCTGCTTCCTCACCAACCAGTGGGCGGCCACCAAGGTGGACGACGTGCGTATAGGAGCCGACTCAGCCCGGGCGGCcatcaccttcagcttcttctccatcttctcctgg GGTGTGCTGGCCTCCCTGGCCTACCAGCGCTACAAGGCTGGAGTGGATGACTTCATCCAGAACTACGTGGACCCCACTCCAGACCCGAACACGGCCTACGCCTCCTACCCAGGTGTGCCCGCGGACACCTACCAGCAGCCGCCCTTCACCCAGAACGCTGAGAGCACCGAGGGCTACCAGCCGCCCCCTGTGTACTGA